CTGCCAAtaatttggtgtttttggtgggtTAAATGGACACCACCCCTTAACCAGTGGTTTTCCAGGGACCAAATGCAGTCTAGAAGATTAGTCTATTTAGTCCAAGGGTAAACTTGACTTTTAAAAGGTAAGGCTACTTTTTCCACTGAACTCCGAATAAACTACTCCACCCTACATGATGGAGTAAATTTTTTAGAGTAAAAGAGGATAGGATGTTGGGGAAGCTACCCATTTACTCTAGGTTATCTTATTCTGAAATCAATCACAACCTAAATAGGTAGGCATCTGTTGTGTTATGCCTCCATAAGTATAATCTACCAAAATCTGTTCTGATTCCAGTAAGATCTGCTTTCTCCTTCAGTAGTTTAAACTATACCACATTCTTTGAGCATTGAGTAGATCATGCTTGAATGAGCTTCAAAGATGCATATTAATTGTTATGATAGCCATGCAGGTTAGATTTGCCTATAATTAGATTCACAGAAGAACAAAGTAAATTTACCTTTTTCAATCACAACCTCGATTTGCCTTTAAGTGTATATGTCTATAAAGTTGGTTGCTTTTGTTTGTTGCATGTATCATAGCCTTAAACTTGATTGAcagagattttatttttttcaagctTTATCGCTGCCCGGCAGTGCTAGTCAGTTCTACCTTGAATCATGGATGGCCCAAGGAGAGATGATCAAGTAAGTGTCAGTCAGCAGGATTACAAATCTCTGATTAATGTGGTTTATGTGCTGACGACAGCCATGATGCAGGAAGGAGTGAATGTTGTGGGCTTTGAAGTTCCAAGGTCGCCGGATTCAAGCTACAACAACCCCATCCCTGGAAATGAAGATGAAGCTAGGGAGCCACCAGTGGTACCACCTCATTTGCAGCAGTCCTTGCTGAGCTTTCTGCCAAGCCGAGATGATTCTAGCAGCCTACCATTGCCTCAGCATGTTAttcttaaccacctctacatAGAGAACCGAGAGAGCCCGAGATCTGTCGTAGCTCTGGGGATCACCCATCGCTTCCGTTCGAAATTTGTTACAGTTGTGCTCTACAAGCCAGTCCAGAGAAGATGAATTTGATGATTGGTCATTCATTGTTATTTTTTGGCTTCTGTTAAATTGCTGAGGAAAGTCGGGCTGCACTCTTGAGATTTGTGGCCAAACTGCAACTGGAGTTAATCCGTTGCGATTGCCCATTATTTTAGAATGGAACAATCGTTATTCATTTAGCTTTTCTGGCTTCAAATGATGTTGGATTTGGTTTGTCTGGTGTTCTGTAAGTCTATACAGGCGTTTTTATTATGTTGTTCGTGGGCATCGACTAAATGAATTTTATTACTGGAGTCTTTGTAATATAACTTGGGTCCAAAGCTGAGCTCAAAAGCTTCAGTGCTGGGAGGATTAACTGTTTAACTAGTCTGCGCATGCACCGGTTGATGCTTCAGTGCTGAGTTAAATGGTATTTAacgtttcttttgtttctttgtatTGTGCGAGTTAATGAGTTTTTACCCCTGTTAAGCACTTTGGCGAGGATTATCCCTGTTTACCATCTGTTGCTTCTCTTGCTTGTGTTGCTTCCTTTCTTGCCCCATGTTCAATTCAGGATTTGAATCCAATCTTCTattataaccatttttggccctGCAGTATGAGTTTTTGTTTAAACCCGAAACAaatcatactttttctttttatcttaCATTTACTCAAACCTAGACTAGATGCAACCCGAACCCAAATGCGTTGAGGTTGGGTCTGGGTTAGGGTTAACCCTGCTGCATCTAAATCATTCTGGGTATaaaaattttttgcatgaaCTTGACCTGCCTCGGCTAATTGGGTCCGAGCCTAAAATCCTCACCTGAAATAAAACAGAAATGGGTTCCGGCCAAGATTAACATGTCCCGACTGGAGTAGGCCTACTTCCATGTTTGATTTGGCTTCTACCTGCAAGGCTGGATGGTAAGTGCCTTGCTACAAGTGGCCTAGAATTGGAGCCATTCTGCTTTCAGGAACATCTTGTGCATATTGAGAATTTTAAAGAGAAGGAAATTCTTGATATTTGGCAAATAATAAGACTCAATGAACTTTGAGCTTGTTGCAGTGGCTCTGCAACCGATTTATCACGTACTGCTCTATCAGCTTgagtctttcctttttctttggcaaTTAGGAGCATGCATGCAACTTTCAGGTGCCAAAAAATTCAGATCTCTTTGCTTCATGAGCGAAACCCTAGCCACAAATGCTGCGATCGGAGAGTTTATTAGCTACAAGGTTGTGGAATTCCATTCATTTTGTCGATGGATCTTCGAGAAGGCCAATATTTCTCTCCTACTTCAAACAGCAATGTTGGACGATTGCTCACTTTCCAactgaagctttgattgttaAGACCAGGTTGTGAGTGATCACCATGGTGTGTTGCTTTCGGGCTCCTTTGCTGATGAGGAACTTGGCCTGGTGCAGCCGGACCAGGCCACTAACCTTGATTGGCATTCTATAAGGACCTATTATGAAACAAGATATCTT
Above is a genomic segment from Phoenix dactylifera cultivar Barhee BC4 chromosome 2, palm_55x_up_171113_PBpolish2nd_filt_p, whole genome shotgun sequence containing:
- the LOC120109910 gene encoding SNF1-related protein kinase regulatory subunit beta-3-like, whose translation is MDGPRRDDQEGVNVVGFEVPRSPDSSYNNPIPGNEDEAREPPVVPPHLQQSLLSFLPSRDDSSSLPLPQHVILNHLYIENRESPRSVVALGITHRFRSKFVTVVLYKPVQRR